From a single Nicotiana tomentosiformis chromosome 2, ASM39032v3, whole genome shotgun sequence genomic region:
- the LOC138904479 gene encoding uncharacterized protein: MPKFEKYNGHGDPIAHLKRYCNQLRGAGGKEELLMAYLGESLTGIASEWYIDQDISHWHIWDDLARDFVRQFQYNIDIAPDRNSLTNFKKKIAESFREYAIKWHEQAARVKPPLDETEMVNVFLQAQEADYFQNMMSAMGKPFAEAIKIREMVENGLKTGRIISQSALRATSQAIQNGSGGLANRKKREEGAMMASGLRGLHRSRDHSYLPSRTPQYYYPHQDATYAMAPPPYAVMNAQPYTRPQQHYNQNRAPPPRNNHPYQAPYNPRPPQNNYQHNTRPREHPRRNDFTPIGESYSSLFPKLVQMGLLQLVPPNRQNPESPSYRPGTRCAYHSAAEGHDMEDCWTLKRAVENLIEQKRVVLRDEEVPNMTNNSLPAHNNRPVIGMICDDKEFYPALKAIIAIADSEARPKAAAKQARNEKKITPTPQVAEKAMETNTGAAPAKDAILYVPRAPRKEQLMLNTPKRFEQRKVTLNVLKLYVPKGTYVARGPVISPRLTEPVVISRAPQSPMRDPITVPWNYSKTMVTYKGKEIMGEVNEMNQPRKYHNPEEQKKLKLSKDKRFSPKKPVSAEEAEEFFRKMKTSEYAIIDQLRKTPSQVSLLSLFISSNEHQKVLLKTLNEAYVPVETSVEQLERMAERFFEVNRISFSRDDLPQEGAAHNKALHLTVKCEGYYMKRVMLDGGSGVNIFPLSMLQRMKIGT, translated from the coding sequence ATGCCAAAATTCGAAAAGTACAACGGGCATGGAGACCCGATCGCTCATTTGAAAAGATATTGCAATCAGCTGAGAGgggcaggtggaaaagaagaacttTTGATGGCCTATTTAGGGGAGAGCTTGACGGGAATTGCGTCAGAATGGTACATAGACCAGGACATCTCCCATTGGCATATATGGGATGACTTGGCCCGAGATTTCGTCAGGCAATTTCAATACAATATTGATATAGCTCCAGATAGGAATTCTCTGACCAATTTCAAGAAGAAAATCGCGGAAAGCTTCCGTGAATATGCTATCAAGTGGCATGAGCAAGCAGCCAGAGTGAAACCGCCTTTGGATGAGACAGAAATGGTCAATGTTTTCTTGCAGGCCCAAGAGgccgattactttcagaacatgatgtctgccATGGGCAAACCTTTTGCAGAGGCCATAAAAATCAgagaaatggtagaaaatggcCTGAAAACTGGCCGAATCATAAGTCAATCTGCTTTGAGAGCCACCTCCCAAGCCATCCAGAACGGCTCGGGAGGTTTAGCAAATCGAAAGAAGAGGGAAgaaggagccatgatggcttcaggTTTGAGAGGCCTCCATCGATCCCGCGATCATTCTTACCTGCCTTCCAGAACCCCACAATACTACTACCCCCATCAAGATGCAACATATGCCAtggcaccgcctccctatgcggtgatgaatgccCAACCTTATACACGGCCACAACAACACTAcaaccaaaaccgagctccacctcccagaaataaccatccttaccaagctccatataacccCCGTCCCCCACAAAACAATTACCAACATAATACACGCCCTCGTGAGCATCCTAGGAGAAACgacttcacccctattggtgagtcCTACTCTAGCCTGTTTCCAAAATTAGTCCAGATGGGTCTATTGCAACTTGTGCCTCCAAACCGGCAAAATCCGGAATCTCCATCATACCGGCCCGGTACCAGGTGTGCCTATCATTCGGCGGCAGAGGGTCATGATATGGAGGATTGTTGGACTCTCAAGAGGGCCGTTGAGAATTTGATAGAACAAAAACGAGTGGTGCTGAGGGACGAGGAAGTCCCCAATATGACTAACAATTCATTACCGGCTCACAACAACAGGCCGGTCattggaatgatttgtgatgataaAGAGTTTTATCCAGCTTTGAAAGCTATCATCGCCATTGCCGATTCAGAGGCAAGACCTAAAGCGGCGGCGAAACAAGCCAGAAATGAGAAGAAAATCACTCCAACTCCTCAAGTTGCAGAAAAAGCTATGGAAACAAATACTGGGGCAGCACCTGCTAAGGACGCAATTCTCTATGTTCCTAGGGCCCCAAGGAAAGAACAACTCATGTTGAACACTCCCAAAAGATTTGAGCAGAGGAAAGTCACGCTAAATGTGCTAAAGTTGTATGTGCCAAAAGGGACTTATGTGGCGCGGGGGCCGGTAATTTCACCAAGACTGACTGAGCCCGTGGTTATCAGCCGCGCACCACAGAGCCCTATGAGAGACCCCATAACAGTCCCCTGGAATTATAGCAAAACAATGGTTACTTACAAGGGAAAAGAGATTATGGGAGAGGTGAACGAAATGAACCAACCTAGGAAGTACCACAACCCAGAAGAGCAAAAGAAGTTAAAACTGAGCAAGGATAAACGGTTTTCACCCAAGAAGCCTGTGAGCGCTGAGGAAGCAGAAGAGTTTTTCCGAAAAATGAAAACTTCGGAATATGCAATAATTGACCAGCTCAGGAAGACTCCTTCCCAGGTTTCACTTTTATCTCTTTTTATTAGCTCAAATGAACATCAGAAGGTACTCCTGAAAACATTGAACGAGGCATATGTCCCAGTTGAAACCTCAGTTGAACAACTGGAGAGAATGGCTGAACGATTCTTTGAAGTTAATAGGATTTCCTTCAGCCGTGATGATTTGCCCCAAGAGGGAGCCGCCCACAACAAAGCCCTTCACTTGACTGTCAAATGCGAAGGTTATTATATGAAGAGAGTCATGCTAGATGGCGGGTCTGGGGTCAACATTTTCCCTCTCTCAATGCTCCAGAGGATGAAAATTGGAACATAA